In Zingiber officinale cultivar Zhangliang chromosome 1A, Zo_v1.1, whole genome shotgun sequence, a genomic segment contains:
- the LOC122038287 gene encoding DNA cross-link repair protein pso2/snm1-like isoform X1: MSSKTQLGTLTLACVMSEDDDDDFQNPSEAFSVAQSRILSSLNDPCLRARKPADASRPRKRPRKAAATAAEGKENRENSRGLQVAAPFFSILAKDEERVKLGRGDCSSIGSSLISSSDSCIPLVASGTVMQFDCRNELQNEEYSLFQSADSKAAEGGKYEDGGFRNFKAAYSSRSIESRLLASKEKSVANINIGGHLVEDDCEVLEVGTQLNELINLCCGMDEGGSSHGGVFEGNEVFCETIDSEQFTSVACPLCGEDITDFSNELREIHTNDCLDKVGTTEVASHTDEAKSSSPDVVDTGPVIQWLQSLGLSKYKDVIVKEEIDWETLQSLTEEDLLNIGIDALGPRKKIIHALNELRQNKLVQYMDKNTSAASNEKIKLQVPGNKLITEYFHGSSVDGQRVHKTSKPLSEKASKAPIPKRASTATRRAKFRDTPQWCCIAGTPFRVDAFRYLRGDCSHWFLTHFHMDHYQGLTKNFCHGKIFCSSITANLVNMKIGVPWDRLQILPLNQKITIAGVSLTCFDANHCPGAIIILFEPPNGKVVLHTGDFRFSEEMTNNALLQSCHIHTLILDTTYCNPQYDFPKQEAVIQFVIEAIQAEAFNPKTLFLIGSYTIGKERLYLEVARILKKKVYIGAAKLRLLRHLELPEEDMKWLTANEMESHVHVVPMWTLASFKRMKYAASQYSARYDLIVAISPTGWAYGKGKKKTPGRRWQQGTIIRYEVPYSEHSSFTELKEFVRFISPQQIIPSVNNDGPQSADAMISLLAGAAD; this comes from the exons ATGTCGTCCAAGACCCAGCTCGGAACCCTAACCCTAGCCTGCGTGATgtcagaggacgacgacgatgatTTCCAGAATCCTAGCGAGGCCTTCTCCGTCGCCCAGAGCCGGATCCTATCATCACTTAATGATCCGTGCTTGCGCGCACGGAAACCCGCCGATGCTTCCCGCCCCAGGAAGCGGCCACGAAAGGCCGCCGCAACAGCAGCCGAAGGTAAAGAAAATCGAGAAAATTCAAGAGGTCTTCAAGTAGCTGCTCCGTTTTTCAGCATTTTGGCCAAGGATGAGGAGCGAGTAAAGCTGGGAAGGGGGGATTGTTCTTCGATTGGAAGCTCTTTGATTTCTTCATCTGATTCTTGTATTCCCCTCGTGGCGTCCGGGACCGTGATGCAATTTGATTGTAGAAATGAACTCCAAAATGAGGAGTATTCACTTTTCCAATCTGCTGATTCGAAGGCTGCGGAAGGTGGGAAATATGAAGACGGAGGCTTTAGAAATTTCAAGGCGGCTTACTCTTCCAGATCCATTGAGTCAAGGTTGTTGGCGTCGAAAGAAAAATCAGTTGCTAACATCAATATCGGTGGCCACTTGGTTGAGGACGATTGTGAGGTTTTAGAGGTTGGCACACAGCTAAATGAATTGATAAATCTCTGCTGCGGCATGGATGAAGGAGGTTCCTCACATGGTGGAGTCTTTGAAGGAAATGAGGTCTTCTGCGAAACAATTGACTCAGAACAATTTACTTCAGTAGCGTGTCCACTATGTGGGGAAGATATTACTGATTTTAGTAACGAGCTGCGAGAGATTCACACAAATGATTGCCTCGACAAGGTTGGAACTACGGAG GTAGCTAGTCACACTGATGAGGCAAAATCAAGTTCACCTGATGTGGTTGATACCGGCCCTGTCATCCAATGGTTACAATCTTTGGGCCTCTCCAAGTACAAAGACGTTATTGTAAAGGAAGAGATTGATTGGGAAACACTCCAGTCATTAACAGAAGAG GATCTGCTGAACATAGGTATAGATGCCCTTGGACCAAGAAAAAAGATTATCCATGCGCTCAATGAGCTTCGGCAGAATAAACTTGTCCAATACATGGATAAAAATACTTCTGCAGCAAGTAATGAGAAGATAAAACTACAAGTACCTGGAAATAAATTGATCACAGAGTACTTTCATGGTTCTTCTGTTGATGGGCAGAGAGTTCATAAGACCAGCAAGCCACTTAGTGAAAAAGCATCCAAGGCTCCAATTCCTAAGAGAGCTTCTACCGCTACTAGAAGGGCAAAATTTAGAGACACACCACAATGGTGTTGCATAGCTGGGACTCCATTTCGAGTG GATGCATTTCGCTATTTAAGAGGAGATTGCTCTCATTGGTTTCTAACACATTTCCATATGGATC ATTACCAAGGTCTTACAAAAAATTTCTGCCATGGGAAGATTTTTTGCTCCTCAATCACAGCGAACTTGGTAAATATGAAGATTGGTGTGCCATGGGATAGATTGCAGATTTTACCCTTGAACCAAAAAATTACTATCGCAGGTGTCAGTTTGACATGTTTTGATGCAAACCACTGCCCTGGAGCTATAATTATTCTTTTTGAACCACCTAATGGCAAG GTAGTTTTACACACAGGAGACTTCCGCTTTTCTGAAGAGATGACGAACAACGCTCTGTTGCAGTCATGTCATATACACACACTTATTCTTGATACAACCTATTGTAACCCTCAA TATGATTTTCCTAAACAAGAAGCAGTTATACAATTTGTAATTGAGGCAATTCAAGCTGAAGCCTTCAATCCAAAAACTCTCTTCTTGATTGGAAGTTACACAATTG GAAAAGAGAGGCTGTATCTGGAGGTTGCTCGGATTTTGAAAAAGAAAGTCTATATTGGAGCTGCAAAGCTAAGATTGTTGAGGCATTTGGAACTTCCCGAGGAGGACATGAAATGGTTGACTGCAAATGAAATGGAGAGCCACGTTCATGTGGTTCCCATGTGGACACTCGCAAGTTTCAAAAGAATGAAATATGCAGCTAGTCAATACTCT GCTCGCTACGATCTTATTGTTGCTATCTCACCTACTGGCTGGGCGTATggaaaaggcaaaaagaagactCCTGGGAGAAGGTGGCAGCAGGGCACCATTATCAG GTACGAAGTTCCATACAGTGAACACAGCAGCTTCacagagctgaaagagtttgTTCGATTCATCTCCCCGCAACAAATAATCCCAAGTGTAAATAATGATGGCCCACAGTCTGCTGACGCCATGATTTCCCTTCTTGCGGGTGCGGCAGATTAA
- the LOC122038287 gene encoding uncharacterized protein LOC122038287 isoform X2, whose translation MSSKTQLGTLTLACVMSEDDDDDFQNPSEAFSVAQSRILSSLNDPCLRARKPADASRPRKRPRKAAATAAEGKENRENSRGLQVAAPFFSILAKDEERVKLGRGDCSSIGSSLISSSDSCIPLVASGTVMQFDCRNELQNEEYSLFQSADSKAAEGGKYEDGGFRNFKAAYSSRSIESRLLASKEKSVANINIGGHLVEDDCEVLEVGTQLNELINLCCGMDEGGSSHGGVFEGNEVFCETIDSEQFTSVACPLCGEDITDFSNELREIHTNDCLDKVASHTDEAKSSSPDVVDTGPVIQWLQSLGLSKYKDVIVKEEIDWETLQSLTEEDLLNIGIDALGPRKKIIHALNELRQNKLVQYMDKNTSAASNEKIKLQVPGNKLITEYFHGSSVDGQRVHKTSKPLSEKASKAPIPKRASTATRRAKFRDTPQWCCIAGTPFRVDAFRYLRGDCSHWFLTHFHMDHYQGLTKNFCHGKIFCSSITANLVNMKIGVPWDRLQILPLNQKITIAGVSLTCFDANHCPGAIIILFEPPNGKVVLHTGDFRFSEEMTNNALLQSCHIHTLILDTTYCNPQYDFPKQEAVIQFVIEAIQAEAFNPKTLFLIGSYTIGKERLYLEVARILKKKVYIGAAKLRLLRHLELPEEDMKWLTANEMESHVHVVPMWTLASFKRMKYAASQYSARYDLIVAISPTGWAYGKGKKKTPGRRWQQGTIIRYEVPYSEHSSFTELKEFVRFISPQQIIPSVNNDGPQSADAMISLLAGAAD comes from the exons ATGTCGTCCAAGACCCAGCTCGGAACCCTAACCCTAGCCTGCGTGATgtcagaggacgacgacgatgatTTCCAGAATCCTAGCGAGGCCTTCTCCGTCGCCCAGAGCCGGATCCTATCATCACTTAATGATCCGTGCTTGCGCGCACGGAAACCCGCCGATGCTTCCCGCCCCAGGAAGCGGCCACGAAAGGCCGCCGCAACAGCAGCCGAAGGTAAAGAAAATCGAGAAAATTCAAGAGGTCTTCAAGTAGCTGCTCCGTTTTTCAGCATTTTGGCCAAGGATGAGGAGCGAGTAAAGCTGGGAAGGGGGGATTGTTCTTCGATTGGAAGCTCTTTGATTTCTTCATCTGATTCTTGTATTCCCCTCGTGGCGTCCGGGACCGTGATGCAATTTGATTGTAGAAATGAACTCCAAAATGAGGAGTATTCACTTTTCCAATCTGCTGATTCGAAGGCTGCGGAAGGTGGGAAATATGAAGACGGAGGCTTTAGAAATTTCAAGGCGGCTTACTCTTCCAGATCCATTGAGTCAAGGTTGTTGGCGTCGAAAGAAAAATCAGTTGCTAACATCAATATCGGTGGCCACTTGGTTGAGGACGATTGTGAGGTTTTAGAGGTTGGCACACAGCTAAATGAATTGATAAATCTCTGCTGCGGCATGGATGAAGGAGGTTCCTCACATGGTGGAGTCTTTGAAGGAAATGAGGTCTTCTGCGAAACAATTGACTCAGAACAATTTACTTCAGTAGCGTGTCCACTATGTGGGGAAGATATTACTGATTTTAGTAACGAGCTGCGAGAGATTCACACAAATGATTGCCTCGACAAG GTAGCTAGTCACACTGATGAGGCAAAATCAAGTTCACCTGATGTGGTTGATACCGGCCCTGTCATCCAATGGTTACAATCTTTGGGCCTCTCCAAGTACAAAGACGTTATTGTAAAGGAAGAGATTGATTGGGAAACACTCCAGTCATTAACAGAAGAG GATCTGCTGAACATAGGTATAGATGCCCTTGGACCAAGAAAAAAGATTATCCATGCGCTCAATGAGCTTCGGCAGAATAAACTTGTCCAATACATGGATAAAAATACTTCTGCAGCAAGTAATGAGAAGATAAAACTACAAGTACCTGGAAATAAATTGATCACAGAGTACTTTCATGGTTCTTCTGTTGATGGGCAGAGAGTTCATAAGACCAGCAAGCCACTTAGTGAAAAAGCATCCAAGGCTCCAATTCCTAAGAGAGCTTCTACCGCTACTAGAAGGGCAAAATTTAGAGACACACCACAATGGTGTTGCATAGCTGGGACTCCATTTCGAGTG GATGCATTTCGCTATTTAAGAGGAGATTGCTCTCATTGGTTTCTAACACATTTCCATATGGATC ATTACCAAGGTCTTACAAAAAATTTCTGCCATGGGAAGATTTTTTGCTCCTCAATCACAGCGAACTTGGTAAATATGAAGATTGGTGTGCCATGGGATAGATTGCAGATTTTACCCTTGAACCAAAAAATTACTATCGCAGGTGTCAGTTTGACATGTTTTGATGCAAACCACTGCCCTGGAGCTATAATTATTCTTTTTGAACCACCTAATGGCAAG GTAGTTTTACACACAGGAGACTTCCGCTTTTCTGAAGAGATGACGAACAACGCTCTGTTGCAGTCATGTCATATACACACACTTATTCTTGATACAACCTATTGTAACCCTCAA TATGATTTTCCTAAACAAGAAGCAGTTATACAATTTGTAATTGAGGCAATTCAAGCTGAAGCCTTCAATCCAAAAACTCTCTTCTTGATTGGAAGTTACACAATTG GAAAAGAGAGGCTGTATCTGGAGGTTGCTCGGATTTTGAAAAAGAAAGTCTATATTGGAGCTGCAAAGCTAAGATTGTTGAGGCATTTGGAACTTCCCGAGGAGGACATGAAATGGTTGACTGCAAATGAAATGGAGAGCCACGTTCATGTGGTTCCCATGTGGACACTCGCAAGTTTCAAAAGAATGAAATATGCAGCTAGTCAATACTCT GCTCGCTACGATCTTATTGTTGCTATCTCACCTACTGGCTGGGCGTATggaaaaggcaaaaagaagactCCTGGGAGAAGGTGGCAGCAGGGCACCATTATCAG GTACGAAGTTCCATACAGTGAACACAGCAGCTTCacagagctgaaagagtttgTTCGATTCATCTCCCCGCAACAAATAATCCCAAGTGTAAATAATGATGGCCCACAGTCTGCTGACGCCATGATTTCCCTTCTTGCGGGTGCGGCAGATTAA
- the LOC122038286 gene encoding uncharacterized protein LOC122038286, with amino-acid sequence MKLNVPPDQLEVRPSMEIFRFRSACEDDRQWMNREMHAKLEELESFYAAYEQSRARRSGSQADDFGDSVEFDGDLLLKMVDELERNMRLSRSEVAKGRAYEEYAARRGAKLREEEVGWKGKQRRREMETMENRFEKNWVELKARRRDAPKTEHKEEPVDNSIKKHKEKPPPKSSSKNKNLVSSAESARSLPSFSSLRKENLKPTARPDIKAANHYTPSRTGRIPARSKSTANLGELKNLASSKVSKDQKRKTFARGMERCKSSAVLEEATIQNSIEVEELRGRAAAEETSIFHIELDGEEPRPSQESEICDDNLEKHEISKGEAEAGDGLVDVSKSNSALDSEKEPPEEKRAEEAAAAAADGDASRARKKWAIAEKPSIATSNSSDNLLKDVAKQFKKLIKIGRKDRIASNVASASSDSGVAGGLKEDKIFPRQDQSLSFSFSASPANIKLMEDDQSERFPKSPCFVFPFLPLHGRNEARFNGKPRVPASRVL; translated from the exons ATGAAGCTAAACGTCCCGCCCGACCAGCTCGAAGTCCGGCCGTCCATGGAGATTTTCCGTTTCCGATCGGCCTGCGAAGACGACCGCCAGTGGATGAACCGAGAGATGCATGCGAAGCTCGAGGAATTGGAGAGCTTTTACGCTGCTTACGAGCAGAGCAGAGCGAGGAGAAGCGGAAGCCAAGCGGACGATTTTGGCGATTCGGTGGAGTTCGACGGGGACCTGCTGCTCAAGATGGTGGACGAATTGGAGCGCAACATGAGGCTGAGCCGGTCCGAGGTTGCCAAAGGAAGGGCTTACGAGGAATACGCGGCGAGACGTGGCGCGAAGCTGAGGGAGGAGGAGGTGGGATGGAAGGGGAAGCAGAGGAGGAGGGAGATGGAGACGATGGAGAACAGATTCGAGAAGAATTGGGTGGAACTGAAGGCGAGAAGAAGAGACGCTCCTAAAACAGAGCACAAAGAG GAACCAGTTGACAATTCAATCAAGAAGCACAAAGAAAAACCACCTCCTAAATCTTCTTCCAAGAACAAGAATCTCGTTTCCTCAGCTGAGTCCGCGCGATCTCTTCCGAGCTTTTCCAGCCTCAGAAAGGAAAACTTGAAGCCAACTGCGAGGCCCGACATTAAGGCTGCTAATCACTACACTCCTTCGCGAACTGGCAGGATTCCTGCAAGAAGCAAGAGCACTGCTAATCTCGGCGAATTGAAGAATCTCGCATCCtccaaggtttccaaggatcaaaAGCGAAAAACTTTTGCTCGAGGAATGGAGCGTTGCAAGTCGAGTGCAGTCCTCGAGGAGGCTACGATCCAGAATTCCATAGAAGTCGAAGAACTCCGGGGACGAGCCGCCGCAGAAGAGACATCCATTTTCCACATCGAGTTGGACGGAGAAGAACCGAGGCCGAGCCAAGAGTCAGAGATTTGTGACGATAACTTGGAAAAGCATGAGATCTCAAAGGGCGAAGCGGAAGCCGGCGATGGACTGGTCGACGTTTCCAAGTCGAATTCTGCTTTGGACAGCGAGAAGGAGCCACCGGAAGAGAAACGAGCAGAGgaggctgctgctgctgctgctgatggTGATGCTTCAAGGGCGAGGAAGAAGTGGGCGATCGCTGAAAAACCAAGCATAGCTACAAGTAATTCCTCCGATAATCTGCTGAAGGACGTCGCGAAACAGTTCAAGAAGCTAATAAAGATAGGGAGGAAAGACAGAATCGCGAGTAACGTAGCATCTGCTTCATCAGATTCTGGCGTCGCCGGCGGCCTGAAAGAGGACAAGATCTTCCCTAGACAAG ATCAATCACTGAGCTTTTCCTTTTCTGCTTCCCCTGCAAATATAAAGTTAATGGAGGATGATCAATCGGAAAGATTTCCGAAAT CGCCATGTTTTGTGTTTCCGTTCCTGCCACTCCATGGAAGAAATGAAGCAAGGTTCAATGGCAAACCGAGAGTTCCAGCCAGTAGGGTTCTGTAA